One genomic window of Gemmatimonadota bacterium includes the following:
- a CDS encoding sulfite exporter TauE/SafE family protein, with the protein MDFPIREICYASSIFWIAGSLQGLTGFGFNLLSIPAMVLWFPAQVVVPGVLMSYLPLGTGQFIQLRRDVDWKVLGMIVGSAIVGMPIGAIVLRDTDAEVMKRAIGLAMVVLAIVLQLRPGNPFRHDTLTCGGVGMFSGFLSSSIGVSGPPIVLFGLKQRWPQAMMRATLLTCFLCTSTLSLSVLWAVGVLTIESLQFVLWGAPGLILGFLTATYLRARVHQVAVFRWISIGMVMAGGLAAAIF; encoded by the coding sequence ATGGATTTTCCAATACGCGAAATATGTTATGCGAGCAGTATTTTTTGGATTGCGGGTAGCTTGCAGGGGTTGACAGGGTTTGGTTTTAACCTGCTTTCTATACCGGCAATGGTCTTGTGGTTTCCCGCCCAGGTGGTTGTGCCCGGGGTTTTGATGTCTTATTTGCCTTTGGGCACCGGGCAATTTATTCAACTGAGGCGGGATGTAGATTGGAAGGTGCTGGGAATGATTGTGGGGAGTGCGATTGTGGGCATGCCTATCGGTGCGATTGTTTTACGCGATACAGATGCAGAGGTGATGAAGCGCGCCATTGGTCTGGCGATGGTGGTATTGGCAATTGTTTTGCAGTTGCGACCGGGTAATCCTTTCCGACATGATACACTGACCTGTGGAGGGGTGGGTATGTTCAGCGGTTTTTTGTCGTCCAGTATCGGTGTATCTGGACCACCTATCGTTCTGTTTGGGTTGAAACAGCGCTGGCCGCAGGCGATGATGCGCGCAACGCTTTTGACCTGTTTTTTGTGTACTTCCACGTTGAGTCTCAGTGTGTTGTGGGCAGTAGGGGTGTTGACGATAGAGAGTTTGCAATTTGTCCTCTGGGGTGCGCCGGGTTTGATTTTGGGATTCTTGACCGCGACCTATCTCCGCGCACGGGTTCACCAGGTGGCGGTGTTTCGCTGGATTTCGATTGGGATGGTGATGGCCGGCGGATTGGCGGCGGCGATTTTTTAA
- a CDS encoding MFS transporter: protein MVAFRLLFLFFTSMNAIIRNPLILPVFIPTFLLRLGSGLLVPILPLYAKSFDISYSLVGLVLAAEGIGHLVGDLPAAMLLNRIGRKSAMLLGVITVALCGAGLFFAPSISVVFLLRFVGGIGGALWDISRYAYLADATAVHQRGRALSVFGGISRIGTFLGPVIGGYIASVASVRYPFLVYGGISLLSAVVAAIAVEASRKRVSPPQHGLARHFANIFRAHSKNLITAGTGQLFAQTIRSGRYIIIPLYGAEVLDLGYEQIGLIMTISGFIDMMMFYPAGVIMDRFGRKFANVPSFALQAIGMALIPLTETFAPHLNVSFFFLDLITGEFIALLFPASLLGFGNGLSSGAMMTLGADLAPRDALSEFLGLWRLIGDGGRMSGPVCVGYVADLLGLSPAALAIAGIGLSAAGIFLFLVPETLERRIDE, encoded by the coding sequence GTGGTTGCTTTTCGCCTCTTATTTTTGTTTTTTACCTCAATGAACGCAATCATCCGCAACCCCCTTATCCTCCCCGTCTTTATCCCCACTTTTCTACTCAGACTGGGCAGTGGCCTGCTCGTCCCTATATTGCCACTCTACGCCAAATCTTTTGACATTTCCTACAGCCTCGTCGGTCTCGTGCTCGCTGCCGAAGGTATCGGTCACCTCGTTGGCGATCTGCCCGCAGCCATGCTACTCAACCGCATTGGTCGCAAATCCGCGATGCTATTGGGGGTAATAACAGTTGCATTGTGCGGCGCAGGCCTCTTTTTCGCACCATCCATATCCGTAGTCTTCCTGCTGCGCTTTGTGGGCGGGATAGGCGGCGCACTTTGGGACATCTCGCGGTATGCTTATTTAGCCGATGCCACAGCCGTCCACCAGAGGGGCCGCGCCCTCTCTGTATTTGGTGGTATCAGCCGTATCGGCACCTTTTTGGGACCTGTCATTGGCGGCTATATTGCCTCTGTCGCCTCTGTAAGATATCCATTCCTCGTTTATGGCGGCATTTCACTCCTATCCGCAGTAGTCGCGGCAATCGCCGTTGAAGCCTCCCGCAAGCGCGTATCGCCACCGCAACACGGTCTTGCGCGACACTTCGCCAATATCTTTCGCGCCCACAGCAAAAATCTAATCACTGCAGGCACAGGTCAGCTCTTTGCCCAAACCATTCGCAGTGGTCGCTACATCATCATACCGCTTTACGGCGCCGAAGTCCTCGACCTGGGATATGAACAAATCGGTCTCATTATGACGATCTCGGGCTTTATCGACATGATGATGTTCTATCCCGCTGGGGTCATCATGGATCGCTTTGGACGCAAATTCGCCAATGTTCCCAGCTTTGCACTACAAGCCATTGGCATGGCACTTATCCCGCTCACAGAAACTTTTGCTCCCCACCTCAATGTGTCCTTTTTCTTTCTCGACCTCATCACAGGAGAATTTATCGCCCTCTTATTCCCCGCCAGCCTGCTTGGATTTGGCAATGGCCTCAGTTCTGGAGCCATGATGACCCTGGGAGCCGACCTTGCACCTCGCGACGCTTTGAGCGAGTTTTTGGGCCTCTGGCGCCTCATCGGCGATGGCGGACGCATGTCTGGACCCGTATGCGTCGGTTATGTCGCCGACCTCCTCGGCCTATCGCCAGCTGCTCTGGCTATTGCAGGCATCGGCCTTTCCGCAGCGGGTATCTTCCTCTTCCTCGTTCCTGAGACTCTGGAAAGACGAATAGACGAATAG
- the miaA gene encoding tRNA (adenosine(37)-N6)-dimethylallyltransferase MiaA: MASFPDILVIAGPTASGKTTVGIELAQRIDGEIISADARQIYRFMDIGTAKPTTEERAAARHHLIDFVNPDEDYSAGQFAEDASAVIGDILRRGKVPIVVGGAGLYIRALFDGFSPVPKIPIEIRTRLKEEGRACLPALYKRLCEADPEWAAKIHPTDTQRILRGLEVYEASGKPLSEHQKVPPTPPICHAASYFGLYWEREVLYDRINARACLMFQNGLIEEAASLRDRGYTPDLNALNAFGYREIFQYLNGETTLDRALADLQQGTRRYAKRQMTFFRKDERIQWMDGSGGDVATPILQNLETC; the protein is encoded by the coding sequence ATGGCCTCATTCCCAGATATTCTGGTGATTGCCGGACCGACGGCATCGGGCAAAACGACTGTAGGTATTGAACTCGCGCAGAGGATAGATGGCGAGATTATATCGGCAGATGCGCGGCAGATTTATCGTTTTATGGATATTGGGACTGCAAAGCCCACAACTGAAGAACGGGCTGCTGCGCGCCATCATCTCATCGATTTTGTGAATCCCGATGAAGATTATAGCGCGGGGCAATTTGCCGAAGATGCGTCTGCTGTAATTGGAGATATTTTGCGTCGTGGCAAGGTGCCCATTGTGGTTGGGGGCGCGGGACTTTATATTCGCGCGTTGTTCGATGGCTTTTCACCTGTACCGAAAATTCCGATAGAGATTCGCACGCGATTAAAGGAAGAGGGGAGAGCGTGTCTTCCCGCCCTGTACAAAAGGCTGTGTGAAGCCGATCCAGAATGGGCTGCAAAAATTCACCCAACTGATACACAACGCATTCTGCGCGGCCTGGAAGTCTATGAAGCATCGGGTAAGCCGCTTTCTGAACATCAGAAGGTGCCGCCAACGCCACCGATTTGTCATGCGGCATCTTATTTTGGTTTGTACTGGGAGCGCGAAGTACTCTATGACCGGATCAATGCGCGCGCTTGCCTCATGTTCCAGAATGGCCTGATCGAAGAAGCCGCAAGCCTTCGCGACAGGGGTTATACTCCCGATCTAAACGCGCTCAATGCATTCGGATACCGCGAGATATTTCAATATCTCAATGGTGAGACGACGCTTGATCGCGCGCTTGCCGATTTGCAACAGGGTACGCGGCGCTATGCCAAGCGACAGATGACCTTTTTTCGCAAAGATGAGCGCATACAGTGGATGGATGGCAGTGGTGGTGATGTGGCAACTCCCATCTTGCAAAATCTTGAAACATGTTGA
- the mutL gene encoding DNA mismatch repair endonuclease MutL, which translates to MPNQIRILPDEIANRIAAGEVVERPASVAKELIENSVDAGSDRIVVEVAAGGKESLRISDNGCGMSRDDALLALERHATSKIQSLDDLKGLLTHGFRGEALPSIAAVSRMTLETRLVDAVEGTRISVVGGRVQDVSAIGRGQGTTVTLHGLFFNVPARRKFLKSVDTEFRHIVNAVTAMAMAYPEIGFDLKHNGRQVLQLGRSRFDRRAEQIFGVRYGTDAIGVESKASGIEVRGFVGKPESARKSGAQQVLIVNNRWVQHKAIAFAVYEGYGGLLPKGLAPSYCLCLNIDPARVDVNVHPSKREVRFADERTIYGLITQAVQQSLRGADLIPEMDDAIMPVADTPVSIAESPEITYQPGQPKVGGQPQMALPLTVRMSSGKAKRGTGVNADDLDEEDFARVSVWQLHSKYILAHIKNGLIAIDQQVAHQRILYERAIDNMHTRPATSQRLLFPLTLDFGVKEILIVREAMPLLEKMGFGIRDFGGHTVVIDAIPMGLRTWQDGQLLRDMVRDMAEAEQATSVSPSVQARQIAPEEHRLASVYAWHTSIRTGEDLSTEEMRALIDQLFATREPFVSPYGRPTLVKIGLDEIDNRFKR; encoded by the coding sequence ATGCCCAATCAAATTCGCATACTCCCGGATGAGATCGCCAACCGCATCGCTGCTGGAGAAGTGGTTGAGCGGCCAGCATCTGTCGCAAAAGAACTGATTGAGAACTCAGTGGATGCGGGATCGGATCGCATTGTCGTTGAAGTCGCTGCCGGCGGCAAGGAAAGCCTGCGGATCAGTGATAATGGATGCGGGATGTCGCGCGATGACGCGCTTTTGGCACTTGAACGACACGCGACGAGCAAGATTCAAAGTCTGGACGATCTAAAAGGGTTGCTCACACACGGATTCAGGGGCGAGGCATTGCCCAGTATTGCCGCTGTTTCGCGCATGACTCTTGAAACTCGCCTGGTAGATGCGGTTGAAGGAACGCGAATCTCCGTGGTGGGCGGGCGCGTGCAGGATGTATCCGCGATTGGCCGCGGGCAGGGTACCACTGTTACATTGCACGGTCTATTTTTTAATGTGCCTGCCAGGCGAAAATTTCTCAAAAGTGTCGATACGGAATTTCGGCATATCGTGAACGCGGTGACAGCTATGGCCATGGCGTATCCCGAGATCGGGTTTGATCTCAAGCACAATGGTCGCCAGGTGCTACAACTGGGGAGGTCGCGCTTTGATCGGCGGGCAGAGCAGATATTCGGCGTGCGATATGGCACAGATGCCATCGGTGTTGAGAGCAAGGCGAGCGGCATAGAGGTTCGAGGCTTTGTGGGCAAGCCCGAGTCCGCGCGAAAATCCGGTGCCCAACAGGTTTTGATTGTCAATAACCGATGGGTGCAACACAAAGCCATCGCTTTTGCAGTTTACGAAGGATATGGCGGGCTTTTGCCCAAGGGGCTTGCGCCATCGTATTGCCTCTGTCTGAACATTGATCCGGCGCGTGTGGATGTCAATGTCCACCCCTCAAAGCGCGAGGTGCGCTTTGCCGATGAGCGGACAATTTACGGCCTGATTACTCAGGCTGTTCAGCAATCGCTGCGCGGCGCAGACCTGATCCCGGAAATGGACGATGCTATTATGCCCGTGGCAGATACGCCTGTGAGCATCGCAGAATCTCCTGAGATCACCTATCAGCCCGGGCAGCCCAAAGTTGGCGGACAACCCCAGATGGCATTGCCGCTAACGGTGAGAATGTCGTCGGGCAAGGCAAAGCGGGGAACCGGGGTTAATGCCGATGATCTCGATGAAGAAGATTTTGCCCGGGTTTCCGTATGGCAATTGCACAGCAAGTACATTTTGGCGCATATTAAAAATGGTTTGATTGCGATTGACCAGCAGGTTGCCCACCAAAGGATCTTGTACGAACGCGCCATTGATAATATGCATACCCGTCCCGCGACGAGTCAGCGGCTGCTGTTTCCACTTACGCTCGATTTTGGTGTCAAAGAAATTCTCATTGTGCGCGAGGCAATGCCCCTGTTGGAAAAAATGGGGTTTGGCATTCGCGATTTTGGGGGACATACGGTTGTTATCGATGCCATTCCCATGGGGCTGAGAACATGGCAAGATGGGCAGCTTTTGAGAGATATGGTTCGCGATATGGCCGAAGCCGAGCAAGCAACTTCTGTTTCGCCTTCCGTACAAGCGCGGCAGATCGCGCCCGAGGAACATCGGCTCGCATCGGTTTATGCTTGGCACACGTCAATTCGCACAGGTGAGGATTTATCGACAGAAGAAATGCGCGCACTTATAGATCAGTTGTTCGCAACGCGAGAACCTTTCGTCAGCCCTTATGGCAGGCCAACACTCGTTAAGATCGGGCTGGATGAAATCGACAATCGGTTTAAGCGGTAG
- the hpt gene encoding hypoxanthine phosphoribosyltransferase, translated as MQDSVLHLDSILIDEKTIQNRVRELGAEISAQYPDGVVLVGILTGALYFLVDLSRTISCPIEIDFIAISSYVGTSSSGTVTFTKDLSRKIDDRHVLVVEDIVDTGRTISALLTLLKDRNPRSLGICTLLDKPDRRIVPVPIHHCGFTIPDQFVVGYGLDYDQAYRNLPYIAVLNEPR; from the coding sequence GTGCAGGATTCTGTCCTTCATCTCGATTCTATACTAATTGACGAGAAAACGATCCAGAATCGCGTTCGTGAACTCGGCGCCGAAATTTCCGCGCAGTACCCGGACGGTGTCGTTCTCGTGGGCATTCTAACGGGCGCCCTCTACTTTTTAGTTGATCTTTCGCGAACGATAAGCTGTCCCATTGAAATTGATTTCATTGCGATTTCGAGTTATGTCGGTACAAGTAGCTCGGGCACAGTGACATTCACAAAAGACCTCAGCCGTAAAATTGATGATCGTCATGTGCTTGTTGTAGAAGACATTGTCGATACCGGGCGCACGATCTCTGCACTTCTCACGTTATTAAAGGACAGAAACCCACGCAGCCTCGGTATTTGCACTCTCCTGGACAAACCAGACCGCAGAATCGTACCCGTTCCCATCCATCACTGCGGTTTCACCATTCCGGACCAATTTGTCGTGGGTTATGGTCTCGACTACGATCAAGCCTACCGCAACCTGCCCTACATCGCTGTGCTGAATGAACCCAGGTGA
- a CDS encoding uracil-DNA glycosylase: MQTRVLEKEIAACTLCKRLVDYCRTFELAENRKIGDCDYWAKPVPGFGDVNAQLLIIGLAPGAHGANRTGRPFTGDGAGDVLYRALFRHGFASRETAVDLHDGMRLDNVYITNAVKCVPPQNRPRSEEKRACLDWLAQEMRFLRRVKIVLAMGRDAFDSYIRLERSAGRVTRLNAYRFQHGGVYRLGDKILVATYHFSRYNMNTGVLTEDMIDALFQRVRALLCEV, from the coding sequence ATGCAGACGCGCGTTCTCGAAAAAGAGATAGCAGCATGTACCCTGTGCAAACGCCTGGTCGATTACTGCCGCACCTTTGAGCTGGCGGAAAATCGCAAAATTGGCGATTGCGATTACTGGGCAAAGCCCGTTCCGGGGTTTGGGGATGTCAACGCACAATTGCTCATTATTGGTCTGGCTCCCGGCGCACACGGAGCCAACCGCACAGGCAGACCATTTACGGGCGATGGCGCTGGGGATGTGCTGTATCGCGCGCTTTTCCGGCACGGTTTTGCCAGCCGGGAAACAGCGGTTGATCTCCACGACGGCATGCGACTGGACAATGTGTATATCACGAATGCCGTCAAATGTGTTCCGCCTCAAAATCGCCCCAGGTCTGAAGAAAAGCGCGCGTGTCTCGACTGGCTGGCACAGGAGATGAGGTTCCTTCGTCGAGTAAAAATCGTTCTGGCGATGGGGAGAGATGCATTTGACAGTTATATAAGGCTGGAGAGGTCAGCAGGGCGTGTGACGAGGCTAAACGCCTATCGTTTCCAGCACGGTGGCGTGTACCGGTTGGGGGATAAAATTCTCGTGGCGACCTACCATTTTAGCCGCTACAATATGAATACGGGCGTGCTGACAGAAGATATGATCGATGCGTTGTTCCAGCGCGTACGTGCATTGCTGTGTGAAGTGTGA
- a CDS encoding glutaredoxin, producing the protein MANPKVIAYLKPVCGWSGGVRAVLAKYGLEYEDRDIINNPDNYREMVIKSGQPLQPCVQIGDTMLADISGDELEGWLIQNGYQPGGPDPSVPTDRSCTDEEHEAMARAAQQPTIANPHFGR; encoded by the coding sequence ATGGCTAATCCCAAAGTCATCGCCTATTTGAAGCCAGTTTGCGGTTGGAGCGGTGGTGTGCGCGCAGTGCTGGCAAAATATGGGCTGGAGTACGAAGACCGCGATATCATTAACAATCCCGATAACTATCGCGAGATGGTTATAAAGAGTGGGCAGCCCTTACAGCCCTGTGTGCAGATTGGGGATACCATGCTGGCCGATATCAGCGGTGATGAGTTAGAAGGTTGGTTAATCCAAAATGGATATCAGCCCGGAGGTCCAGATCCCTCGGTTCCAACGGATCGTTCCTGTACAGATGAAGAGCATGAAGCAATGGCGCGTGCTGCACAGCAACCGACCATTGCGAACCCTCACTTTGGTCGATAA
- a CDS encoding xanthine dehydrogenase family protein molybdopterin-binding subunit: protein MATKTEDYLGITDYKVIGTRPIRHDGVDKVVGRAKYGADIDMAGMLHGAVVRSPHAHARIKSIDTSKAEALAGVKAVITVDDLPLQEDKIEDLGEGAANLRHLRANVLADGKVLYHGHAVAAVAATDIHTAQEAVDLIDVEYEVLQPVLTVHEAMEENAPLLLEDQTTQSLGEDTGQKSNVCTHFRHELGDVEKGFAEADLVIEREFDTATVHQGYIEPQNATALWGADDQITVWCSTQGAFTVREQTAQILDVPVSQVKVVPMEIGGGFGGKIRIYLEPLAATMSRKTGHPVKMVMSRTEVLQATGPTAGSFIKCKMGVDKAGKLVAAYAYMAYESGGFPGSWAAPGAMCIFAPYNIPNVLIDGYEVLVNKPQTMAYRAPGATNAAFASETIIDELCEQMGVDPLEFRLKNSAREGTRRADGPVYPRIGNEECVKTALASDHYTTQVSGKNRGRGIASGFWFNVGLKSSAAASVNSDGTVSLVEGSTDIGGTRTSIAMQLAEVLGIRAEDVKPQVVDTDSIGDTDVTGGSRTTFATGWAAYQCALDIKEQLIERAAKLWEISTDDVAFDDGTFSSSDSSKTISFKELAGMLDETGGPVMGRATVNPSGVGGAFAVMIVDIEVDTETGKVEILRVSMIQDAGKAVYPSYVEGQMQGGTAQGIGWALNEEYAYNGDGLLTNASLLDYRMPTCLDLPMIETHIVEVPNPGHPYGVRGVGEVPIVPPAAAVANAIYDAVGVRLTNLPMSPGEVLKALWAKNGGNGTA, encoded by the coding sequence ATGGCGACAAAAACAGAAGATTATCTGGGCATTACGGATTACAAAGTTATTGGCACCCGTCCGATACGGCACGATGGCGTCGATAAAGTCGTTGGTCGGGCAAAATACGGTGCAGATATCGATATGGCAGGCATGTTGCACGGAGCAGTTGTGCGCAGCCCACATGCACATGCGCGGATCAAATCAATAGATACGAGCAAGGCAGAAGCGCTTGCAGGTGTAAAAGCCGTGATTACGGTTGACGACCTGCCATTGCAAGAAGACAAAATTGAAGATCTGGGTGAAGGTGCTGCTAATCTCAGGCACCTGCGCGCAAATGTGCTGGCCGATGGCAAGGTATTGTATCACGGCCATGCAGTTGCAGCGGTTGCCGCTACAGATATTCACACAGCACAAGAAGCAGTTGATTTAATTGATGTCGAATACGAGGTGTTGCAACCCGTTTTGACTGTCCACGAAGCCATGGAAGAGAACGCGCCTTTGCTTCTGGAAGACCAGACCACGCAGTCGCTGGGCGAAGATACGGGTCAAAAGAGCAATGTTTGTACCCATTTTCGCCACGAATTGGGCGACGTGGAGAAGGGATTTGCAGAGGCGGACCTCGTTATTGAGCGAGAATTTGACACAGCGACGGTTCACCAGGGGTATATTGAACCCCAAAATGCCACGGCCTTGTGGGGTGCCGATGATCAGATTACGGTGTGGTGCAGCACGCAGGGCGCATTTACCGTGCGCGAACAGACCGCGCAGATCCTGGATGTACCGGTTTCGCAAGTCAAAGTTGTTCCCATGGAAATTGGCGGTGGCTTCGGGGGCAAAATCCGGATTTATCTCGAGCCTCTGGCCGCAACTATGTCGAGAAAGACCGGGCACCCCGTCAAGATGGTCATGAGTCGCACAGAAGTTTTGCAGGCAACAGGCCCGACCGCTGGCTCTTTTATCAAGTGCAAAATGGGCGTTGACAAAGCGGGTAAGCTCGTCGCTGCATATGCGTATATGGCGTATGAGTCGGGCGGTTTTCCCGGCAGTTGGGCAGCTCCTGGTGCCATGTGCATTTTCGCGCCCTACAATATTCCCAATGTGCTGATTGACGGATACGAGGTGCTGGTCAATAAACCGCAGACCATGGCCTATCGGGCACCCGGCGCAACCAATGCCGCTTTTGCTTCCGAAACGATTATCGACGAGCTTTGCGAACAAATGGGTGTTGATCCACTCGAGTTTCGGCTCAAAAATTCTGCCAGAGAAGGCACGCGACGCGCAGATGGTCCGGTTTATCCGCGAATTGGTAACGAGGAATGCGTCAAAACAGCTCTTGCTTCAGATCACTATACGACACAAGTCAGTGGTAAAAACCGCGGGCGCGGGATCGCTTCGGGTTTCTGGTTCAATGTGGGTTTGAAGTCGAGTGCTGCTGCCAGTGTAAATTCAGATGGCACGGTCAGTCTGGTCGAGGGTTCTACGGATATTGGAGGAACCCGAACATCTATTGCGATGCAATTGGCCGAAGTGCTCGGCATCAGGGCCGAAGACGTCAAGCCACAGGTCGTTGATACGGATTCTATCGGCGATACAGATGTGACTGGCGGAAGCCGCACGACATTTGCAACCGGGTGGGCGGCCTATCAGTGCGCCCTGGACATCAAGGAGCAGTTGATTGAACGCGCGGCTAAATTGTGGGAGATCTCGACTGATGATGTGGCTTTTGACGATGGCACATTTTCTTCATCTGATTCTTCTAAGACCATCTCGTTCAAAGAGTTGGCTGGAATGCTTGACGAAACAGGTGGTCCCGTTATGGGCAGGGCAACCGTAAATCCGTCCGGCGTGGGTGGCGCTTTTGCGGTAATGATTGTCGATATTGAGGTCGATACCGAAACGGGCAAAGTAGAAATTTTGCGCGTCTCTATGATTCAAGATGCTGGCAAAGCTGTTTATCCCAGTTATGTCGAAGGACAAATGCAGGGGGGCACAGCACAGGGTATTGGCTGGGCACTCAACGAAGAATACGCCTATAATGGGGATGGGCTTTTGACCAATGCGAGTTTGCTCGATTATCGAATGCCCACCTGTCTCGATTTGCCCATGATTGAAACCCATATCGTCGAAGTGCCAAATCCCGGTCACCCCTATGGTGTGCGAGGGGTGGGAGAAGTGCCGATTGTTCCACCTGCTGCGGCAGTTGCAAATGCGATTTACGATGCCGTGGGTGTGAGACTGACAAATTTGCCCATGTCGCCAGGCGAAGTTCTCAAGGCATTGTGGGCAAAAAATGGAGGAAATGGGACAGCTTGA
- a CDS encoding (2Fe-2S)-binding protein, with amino-acid sequence MPGKVHVTTTINGESVEFLCEPRQTILEVLRDQLDLTGTKEGCSNGNCGACSILVNGQVIDSCLMMAVEAEGQELLTIEGVASADGLHPLQQKFLEHAALQCGICTPGFIVAAKALLDQESDPSEERIRLYLAGNLCRCTGYDKIVRAVQDAASEMAE; translated from the coding sequence ATGCCAGGAAAAGTTCACGTTACAACGACAATTAATGGAGAATCGGTCGAGTTTTTGTGCGAACCTCGGCAGACAATTCTCGAAGTTTTGCGGGATCAACTCGATCTTACGGGCACGAAAGAGGGTTGCAGCAATGGCAACTGTGGCGCGTGTAGCATACTGGTCAATGGACAGGTTATCGATTCCTGCCTGATGATGGCTGTCGAAGCCGAAGGGCAGGAACTCCTGACGATTGAAGGCGTTGCAAGTGCCGATGGTTTGCATCCTCTCCAGCAAAAATTTCTCGAACACGCAGCCCTTCAGTGCGGCATTTGCACCCCGGGCTTTATTGTGGCTGCCAAGGCATTGCTCGATCAAGAGTCCGATCCTTCGGAAGAACGCATTCGGTTATACTTAGCGGGAAATCTGTGCCGTTGCACGGGGTATGACAAAATCGTTCGCGCGGTGCAAGACGCCGCGTCTGAAATGGCCGAATAG
- a CDS encoding xanthine dehydrogenase family protein subunit M, whose protein sequence is MNAFDYEAPQSVDEAISLLSAGNGNVGILAGGTDLIAQLKEGRQIDLMIDLKQIPEATALSFDEDSGLSIGAATPCSKIYSYDVVKNRYPALVDCTSLIGSIQIQNRGSIGGNFCNASPAADTPPAVIVLGSTCRIAGPNGTREVAAEDFFTGPGQSVLQSGEFLVSIQVPTPAANSGAFFLRFIPRNEMDIAVANAAASVVLDSDKATIQEARVAIGAVAPTPLLVADAGAALEGQSVDDEDAIEAACAASRAAARPISDMRGTIEQRVHLSGVLTRRAIQGAIQRAKES, encoded by the coding sequence TTGAACGCATTTGATTATGAAGCACCCCAGTCTGTAGATGAGGCTATTTCTCTGCTCAGCGCGGGAAATGGCAATGTCGGCATTCTGGCTGGTGGCACGGACTTGATCGCGCAGTTGAAGGAGGGGCGCCAGATCGATTTGATGATCGATCTCAAGCAGATTCCCGAAGCAACGGCGTTGAGTTTTGATGAGGACAGCGGTTTGAGCATTGGCGCGGCAACACCGTGTTCCAAAATTTACAGTTACGATGTTGTCAAAAACCGTTATCCCGCTCTTGTAGATTGTACTTCGCTCATCGGTTCTATTCAGATTCAAAACCGCGGATCTATTGGAGGCAATTTCTGCAATGCCTCGCCCGCAGCGGACACCCCACCTGCTGTTATTGTTCTGGGCAGCACATGTCGTATTGCGGGGCCAAATGGCACGCGAGAAGTTGCTGCAGAGGATTTCTTTACCGGTCCCGGGCAAAGTGTTCTTCAATCCGGCGAGTTTCTCGTTTCTATTCAGGTGCCAACTCCGGCTGCTAATTCGGGAGCATTTTTCCTGCGATTTATTCCGCGCAATGAAATGGATATTGCAGTCGCCAATGCTGCGGCTTCTGTGGTTTTGGACAGCGATAAAGCGACTATTCAAGAGGCGCGGGTGGCAATTGGGGCTGTTGCCCCCACACCCTTGCTCGTTGCCGATGCGGGCGCAGCACTTGAGGGGCAATCGGTAGATGATGAAGATGCTATAGAAGCGGCGTGTGCGGCATCGCGCGCGGCTGCCAGGCCAATTAGCGATATGCGAGGAACTATCGAACAGCGGGTTCACCTGTCCGGCGTTTTGACGCGCCGCGCCATTCAGGGGGCCATTCAAAGAGCAAAGGAGTCTTGA